One segment of Bombus pascuorum chromosome 6, iyBomPasc1.1, whole genome shotgun sequence DNA contains the following:
- the LOC132908407 gene encoding calcium-dependent secretion activator isoform X1, with protein sequence MIDPSSSESESEEDQSSQHVGSVSGGGGGGGSGGVRTGSGSSYGSRRQIGPGASLGGASGPVSGSVSSLASPGGSIHGPVGTPRAGTATSQDGTLDASSYTTARSSLSPSMSTAQDAASYAQRPTSPSPSVASEKTEADLQDKQEREEEERKTRIQLYVFVSRCISYPFNAKQPLDMTKRSLKVTKQQLETICSRFQSFLKGETQIMADEAFRNAIQNYYDVFLTSDRVLQMVQSGACSQLDFREVFKENIKIRVLRFPEIDGLSKETVLTSWLAKFDCIMKGSGDEETKRPSRMQQQSLISEMILPKEQLYDMFQQILGIKKFEHQLLFNALLLDSADEQAAAIRRELDGRLQRVNDMEKNRKLMPKFLLKEMESLYIEELKSSINLLMANLESLPVSKGSTDSKYGLQKLKRCNHRRERSRCRGQGSLVKLESDSADSEPQLTKMDVGLTFQLAVVVVEVRGLKSLPPNKIVYCTMEVDRGKKLQTDHAEASKPMWDTQGDFTTMQPLPLVKVRLYTENSAMLALEDKELGKVHLRPTPFSCKHPEWYRMSVPKNCPDQDLLIKVGCRMDKPFNMKHCGYLYAMGKSVWKKWKKRYHVLVQVSQYTFAMCSYKERRSEPSEMMQLDGYTVDYIEPASANLMVGMDLDDGRFYFNAVREGDSIVFATDDENECQTWVMVMYRATGQSHKPTPPVSADKNSTISKIQGDADRAKKHGMEDYISADPCKFDHHVLFKFLQNLILDYRLNDPYCSLGWFSPGQLFVLDEYCARYGVRGCFRHLCYLNDLLDRIDRGLMIDPTLIHFSFAFCASHVYGSRTDRVGSITHEEKEKFQEVKERLRQILEEQITNFRYSFPFGRPEGALKATLSLLERVMMKDGVSSVPPEEVKALIKSCLEKAALVNYTKLSAEAKIEDDFSGEVCASPSKKLEDLIHLAEMCVDLLQQNGEHYSKVVPQAFAWFSDLMVEHAEIFWSLFADDMDKVLAEQPRDTWDSFPLFKILNDYLREDDNLKNGRFHQHLRDTFSPMVVRYVDLMETSIAQSVLKGFEKERWEIKGNGCATSGELFWKLDALQSFIRDLHWPDQEFRQHLEQRLTLMACDMIETCMQRTDAAFQQWLKKGVTFISTDYIIPSEMCAMVNVILDAKNQSFELCTIDGVDVHQYHGNIDDLIEKMLASMTQGMINKLVTVLETTLSKLSRYDEGSFIGSILSLTKVSGSGKEMGQAYVSFTRNCMDQIRGKVLDELWILTFFEQWYTAQIQMLCTWLSERLDHSLHLYQCTCLAHIVKKIYSDFELQGVIEEKLNSTTYQTISKRMQTEEATCALTSVQNEEGLSENGNDDEVERPKPKVTVVETVNSEDANLISNVTSNVVEKVGSMFGKGIGGLSTKFGGPSWF encoded by the exons ATGATCGATCCGAGCTCGTCGGAGTCGGAAAGCGAGGAGGATCAAAGTTCGCAGCATGTCGGGAGTGTTAGCGGCGGCGGAGGTGGCGGAGGTAGTGGTGGAGTTCGTACAGGGAGCGGTAGCTCGTACGGATCCCGGCGACAGATCGGACCTGGGGCTAGCCTTGGTGGCGCGAGCGGTCCCGTATCGGGTAGCGTGAGCTCGTTGGCCTCGCCAGGAGGATCGATCCACGGACCGGTCGGGACACCTCGTGCTGGCACGGCTACCAGCCAGGATGGCACATTGGATGCGTCTAGTTACACCACGGCGAGAAGCTCGTTGTCGCCGTCGATGTCTACCGCCCAGGATGCGGCAAGTTACGCTCAGAGACCTACCAGCCCTTCGCCCTCCGTCGCCAGCGAGAAAACCGAAGCGGATCTCCAa GATAAACAAGAGcgggaagaagaggaaaggaagACCAGGATACAGTTGTACGTGTTCGTATCGAGATGCATTTCGTATCCGTTTAACGCCAAACAACCACTGGATATGACGAAACGTTCGCTAAAAGTGACCAAGCAGCAACTCGAAACCATATGTTCTCGTTTTCAG AGTTTTCTAAAGGGAGAAACGCAGATAATGGCGGATGAAGCGTTCCGCAATGCCATACAGAATTATTACGACGTATTTCTGACGTCGGATCGAGTGCTGCAAATGGTGCAAAGCGGTGCTTGCTCACAACTCGACTTCCGCGAGGTGTTCAAGGAGAACATAAAGATACGTGTTCTACGCTTCCCGGAAATCGACGGATTGAGCAAAGAGACTGTACTTACGTCCTGGTTGGCCAAATTCGATTGTATCATGAAAGGTTCGGGAGACGAGGAGACCAAGAGGCCCTCCAGGATGCAACAGCAGTCTTTGATCTCGGAGATGATTCTGCCGAAGGAGCAGCTGTACGACATGTTTCAGCAAATTCTTGGCATCAAGAAGTTCGAGCATCAGCTTCTGTTCAACGCCCTCCTGTTGGACTCAGCCGACGAACAGGCTGCCGCCATCAGGAGGGAGCTGGATGGTCGCCTCCAAAGGGTTAACGACATGGAAAAG AACCGCAAGCTTATGCCCAAGTTCCTTCTAAAAGAAATGGAGTCGCTCTACATCGAGGAACTCAAGTCGTCTATCAACCTGTTGATGGCTAATTTAGAGTCATTACCGGTCTCGAAAGGTTCGACAGACAGCAAATACGGCCTGCAGAAGCTGAAGCGCTGCAACCATCGACGCGAGCGCTCCCGCTGCCGCGGTCAGGGTTCTCTCGTTAAATTGGAGAGCGACTCCGCTGACTCGGAACCGCAGTTAACCAAAATGGACGTAGGCCTGACCTTCCAGCTGGCTGTGGTAGTTGTAGAGGTCAGGGGCTTGAAGAGTTTGCCGCCGAACAAGATAGTTTATTGCACGATGGAAGTCGATCGTGGCAAAAAGCTGCAAACCGACCACGCCGAGGCTTCCAAACCTAT GTGGGACACGCAGGGCGACTTTACCACCATGCAACCGCTGCCACTGGTCAAGGTTCGACTCTACACTGAAAATTCGGCGATGCTCGCGCTCGAGGATAAGGAGCTAGGCAAGGTACATCTGCGACCTACACCGTTCTCCTGCAAACATCCGGAATGGTATCGAATGTCCGTCCCGAAAAACTGTCCCGACCAGGATCTCCTCATCAAAGTTGGTTGCCGAATGGACAAACCCTTCAACATGAAACACTGCGGCTACCTTTACGCAATGGGCAAGTCCGTGTGGAAAAAGTGGAAGAAACGATACCACGTGCTAGTTCAAGTTTCTCAGTACACGTTCGCGATGTGCTCGTACAAAGAGAGGAGAAGCGAACCCTCGGAGATGATGCAGCTAGATGGTTACACGGTTGACTATATCGAACCTGCCTCCGCTAATCTTATGGTTGGCATGGATCTAGATGACGGAAG attttattttaatgccGTTCGCGAAGGGGACAGCATAGTGTTCGCTACGGACGACGAGAACGAGTGCCAGACCTGGGTGATGGTCATGTACAGGGCGACTGGCCAGTCCCACAAACCCACTCCGCCAGTTTCCGCGGACAAAAATTCCACCATCAGTAAGATACAGGGCGATGCCGATCGAGCGAAAAAGCACGGGATGGAAGATTACATTAGCGCGGATCCTTGCAAGTTCGATCACCACGTTCTCTTCAAGTTTTTACAAAACTTGATTCTGGATTATCGATTGAACGATCCCTACTGTTCCCTTGGCTGGTTTTCACCCGGTCAATTATTCGTTCTGGACGAATATTGCGCTAG ATACGGAGTACGAGGCTGTTTTCGACACTTGTGCTACTTGAACGATCTACTGGACAGAATCGACCGGGGACTCATGATCGATCCAACTCTGATTCACTTTAGTTTCGCCTTTTGCGCCAGCCACGTCTACGGCAGCCGCACGGACAGAGTCGGTTCCATCACTCACGAGGAGAAGGAGAAATTTCAAGAGGTGAAAGAAAGGCTCAGGCAAATCCTCGAAGAGCAAATTACTAATTTTAG ATACAGTTTCCCTTTCGGTCGGCCGGAGGGTGCGTTGAAAGCTACTCTGTCTCTTTTGGAACGTGTAATGATGAAGGACGGCGTCAGTTCCGTACCCCCCGAGGAAGTGAAGGCTTTGATTAAGAGTTGCCTCGAGAAAGCTGCTCTCGTTAATTATACGAAACTTTCCGCCGAAGCTAAGATCGAAGATGACTTCAGCGGTGAGGTTTGCGCCTCGCCTAGCAAGAAGCTCGAGGATCTCATTCATCTGGCCGAAATGTGCGTGGATCTGCTTCAACAAAACGGGGAGCACTATTCGAAGGT TGTACCGCAGGCGTTCGCCTGGTTTAGCGATCTTATGGTGGAGCACGCCGAGATCTTCTGGTCCTTGTTCGCCGACGACATGGACAAGGTGCTTGCCGAACAACCGCGCGACACATGGGACAGCTTCCCGCTCTTCAAAATCTTGAACGACTACCTGAGGGAAGACG ATAATTTGAAGAATGGAAGGTTTCATCAACATCTTCGCGATACTTTCTCTCCGATGGTGGTGCGTTACGTGGATTTGATGGAAACCTCGATCGCACAATCGGTTTTAAAAGGTTTCGAGAAGGAACGTTGGGAGATCAAAGGGAACGGATGCGCTACGTCCGGCGAATTGTTCTGGAAACTCGATGCGCTTCAATCTTTCATTCGTGACCTTCATTGGCCGGACCAAGAATTTCGACAGCACTTAGAACAGAGATTAACGTTGATGGCATGCGACATGATCGAAACTTGCATGCAACGAACAGATGCCGCGTTTCAACAGTGGTTGAAGAAAGGtgtaacttttatttccaCCGATTACATCATACCATCGGAAATGTGCGCGATGGTGAACGTTATTCTCGATGCAAAAAACCAAAGCTTCGAATTGTGCACCATCGATGGCGTCGACGTG CACCAATATCATGGCAATATAGACGATTTGATAGAAAAGATGTTGGCCTCGATGACCCAAGGAATGATCAACAAGCTGGTGACGGTTCTAGAGACTACCTTATCCAAACTATCTCGTTACGACGAGGGATCTTTCATAGGTTCCATTCTCAGTTTAACG AAGGTATCGGGAAGCGGAAAGGAAATGGGACAGGCCTATGTGAGCTTTACGAGAAACTGTATGGACCAAATTCGTGGAAAAGTCTTGGACGAATTATGGATTTTAACGTTCTTCGAG CAATGGTATACGGCGCAAATTCAAATGCTGTGCACATGGCTTTCGGAAAGACTCGATCACAGCCTACATCTCTATCAGTGTACCTGTTTGGCCCACATCGTAAAAAAGATCTACTCGGACTTTGAGCTGCAAGGTGTCATAGAGGAGAAACTCAACTCGACAACATATCAGACTATATCTAAGAGGATGCAAACGGAAGAAGCGACTTGTGCCTTAACGAGCGTTCAGAACGAAGA AGGTCTTTCGGAGAACGGTAACGACGACGAGGTAGAACGACCAAAGCCAAAAGTAACGGTCGTCGAAACGGTCAACAGCGAAGACGCGAATCTAATCAGCAACGTTACTTCGAACGTTGTTGAAAAAGTTGGAAGCATGTTTGGCAAGGGCATTGGTGGACTTTCGACGAAGTTTGGCGGACCTAGCTGGTTTTGA
- the LOC132908407 gene encoding calcium-dependent secretion activator isoform X2 has translation MIDPSSSESESEEDQSSQHVGSVSGGGGGGGSGGVRTGSGSSYGSRRQIGPGASLGGASGPVSGSVSSLASPGGSIHGPVGTPRAGTATSQDGTLDASSYTTARSSLSPSMSTAQDAASYAQRPTSPSPSVASEKTEADLQDKQEREEEERKTRIQLYVFVSRCISYPFNAKQPLDMTKRSLKVTKQQLETICSRFQSFLKGETQIMADEAFRNAIQNYYDVFLTSDRVLQMVQSGACSQLDFREVFKENIKIRVLRFPEIDGLSKETVLTSWLAKFDCIMKGSGDEETKRPSRMQQQSLISEMILPKEQLYDMFQQILGIKKFEHQLLFNALLLDSADEQAAAIRRELDGRLQRVNDMEKNRKLMPKFLLKEMESLYIEELKSSINLLMANLESLPVSKGSTDSKYGLQKLKRCNHRRERSRCRGQGSLVKLESDSADSEPQLTKMDVGLTFQLAVVVVEVRGLKSLPPNKIVYCTMEVDRGKKLQTDHAEASKPMWDTQGDFTTMQPLPLVKVRLYTENSAMLALEDKELGKVHLRPTPFSCKHPEWYRMSVPKNCPDQDLLIKVGCRMDKPFNMKHCGYLYAMGKSVWKKWKKRYHVLVQVSQYTFAMCSYKERRSEPSEMMQLDGYTVDYIEPASANLMVGMDLDDGRFYFNAVREGDSIVFATDDENECQTWVMVMYRATGQSHKPTPPVSADKNSTISKIQGDADRAKKHGMEDYISADPCKFDHHVLFKFLQNLILDYRLNDPYCSLGWFSPGQLFVLDEYCARYGVRGCFRHLCYLNDLLDRIDRGLMIDPTLIHFSFAFCASHVYGSRTDRVGSITHEEKEKFQEVKERLRQILEEQITNFRYSFPFGRPEGALKATLSLLERVMMKDGVSSVPPEEVKALIKSCLEKAALVNYTKLSAEAKIEDDFSGEVCASPSKKLEDLIHLAEMCVDLLQQNGEHYSKVVPQAFAWFSDLMVEHAEIFWSLFADDMDKVLAEQPRDTWDSFPLFKILNDYLREDDNLKNGRFHQHLRDTFSPMVVRYVDLMETSIAQSVLKGFEKERWEIKGNGCATSGELFWKLDALQSFIRDLHWPDQEFRQHLEQRLTLMACDMIETCMQRTDAAFQQWLKKGVTFISTDYIIPSEMCAMVNVILDAKNQSFELCTIDGVDVHQYHGNIDDLIEKMLASMTQGMINKLVTVLETTLSKLSRYDEGSFIGSILSLTVSGSGKEMGQAYVSFTRNCMDQIRGKVLDELWILTFFEQWYTAQIQMLCTWLSERLDHSLHLYQCTCLAHIVKKIYSDFELQGVIEEKLNSTTYQTISKRMQTEEATCALTSVQNEEGLSENGNDDEVERPKPKVTVVETVNSEDANLISNVTSNVVEKVGSMFGKGIGGLSTKFGGPSWF, from the exons ATGATCGATCCGAGCTCGTCGGAGTCGGAAAGCGAGGAGGATCAAAGTTCGCAGCATGTCGGGAGTGTTAGCGGCGGCGGAGGTGGCGGAGGTAGTGGTGGAGTTCGTACAGGGAGCGGTAGCTCGTACGGATCCCGGCGACAGATCGGACCTGGGGCTAGCCTTGGTGGCGCGAGCGGTCCCGTATCGGGTAGCGTGAGCTCGTTGGCCTCGCCAGGAGGATCGATCCACGGACCGGTCGGGACACCTCGTGCTGGCACGGCTACCAGCCAGGATGGCACATTGGATGCGTCTAGTTACACCACGGCGAGAAGCTCGTTGTCGCCGTCGATGTCTACCGCCCAGGATGCGGCAAGTTACGCTCAGAGACCTACCAGCCCTTCGCCCTCCGTCGCCAGCGAGAAAACCGAAGCGGATCTCCAa GATAAACAAGAGcgggaagaagaggaaaggaagACCAGGATACAGTTGTACGTGTTCGTATCGAGATGCATTTCGTATCCGTTTAACGCCAAACAACCACTGGATATGACGAAACGTTCGCTAAAAGTGACCAAGCAGCAACTCGAAACCATATGTTCTCGTTTTCAG AGTTTTCTAAAGGGAGAAACGCAGATAATGGCGGATGAAGCGTTCCGCAATGCCATACAGAATTATTACGACGTATTTCTGACGTCGGATCGAGTGCTGCAAATGGTGCAAAGCGGTGCTTGCTCACAACTCGACTTCCGCGAGGTGTTCAAGGAGAACATAAAGATACGTGTTCTACGCTTCCCGGAAATCGACGGATTGAGCAAAGAGACTGTACTTACGTCCTGGTTGGCCAAATTCGATTGTATCATGAAAGGTTCGGGAGACGAGGAGACCAAGAGGCCCTCCAGGATGCAACAGCAGTCTTTGATCTCGGAGATGATTCTGCCGAAGGAGCAGCTGTACGACATGTTTCAGCAAATTCTTGGCATCAAGAAGTTCGAGCATCAGCTTCTGTTCAACGCCCTCCTGTTGGACTCAGCCGACGAACAGGCTGCCGCCATCAGGAGGGAGCTGGATGGTCGCCTCCAAAGGGTTAACGACATGGAAAAG AACCGCAAGCTTATGCCCAAGTTCCTTCTAAAAGAAATGGAGTCGCTCTACATCGAGGAACTCAAGTCGTCTATCAACCTGTTGATGGCTAATTTAGAGTCATTACCGGTCTCGAAAGGTTCGACAGACAGCAAATACGGCCTGCAGAAGCTGAAGCGCTGCAACCATCGACGCGAGCGCTCCCGCTGCCGCGGTCAGGGTTCTCTCGTTAAATTGGAGAGCGACTCCGCTGACTCGGAACCGCAGTTAACCAAAATGGACGTAGGCCTGACCTTCCAGCTGGCTGTGGTAGTTGTAGAGGTCAGGGGCTTGAAGAGTTTGCCGCCGAACAAGATAGTTTATTGCACGATGGAAGTCGATCGTGGCAAAAAGCTGCAAACCGACCACGCCGAGGCTTCCAAACCTAT GTGGGACACGCAGGGCGACTTTACCACCATGCAACCGCTGCCACTGGTCAAGGTTCGACTCTACACTGAAAATTCGGCGATGCTCGCGCTCGAGGATAAGGAGCTAGGCAAGGTACATCTGCGACCTACACCGTTCTCCTGCAAACATCCGGAATGGTATCGAATGTCCGTCCCGAAAAACTGTCCCGACCAGGATCTCCTCATCAAAGTTGGTTGCCGAATGGACAAACCCTTCAACATGAAACACTGCGGCTACCTTTACGCAATGGGCAAGTCCGTGTGGAAAAAGTGGAAGAAACGATACCACGTGCTAGTTCAAGTTTCTCAGTACACGTTCGCGATGTGCTCGTACAAAGAGAGGAGAAGCGAACCCTCGGAGATGATGCAGCTAGATGGTTACACGGTTGACTATATCGAACCTGCCTCCGCTAATCTTATGGTTGGCATGGATCTAGATGACGGAAG attttattttaatgccGTTCGCGAAGGGGACAGCATAGTGTTCGCTACGGACGACGAGAACGAGTGCCAGACCTGGGTGATGGTCATGTACAGGGCGACTGGCCAGTCCCACAAACCCACTCCGCCAGTTTCCGCGGACAAAAATTCCACCATCAGTAAGATACAGGGCGATGCCGATCGAGCGAAAAAGCACGGGATGGAAGATTACATTAGCGCGGATCCTTGCAAGTTCGATCACCACGTTCTCTTCAAGTTTTTACAAAACTTGATTCTGGATTATCGATTGAACGATCCCTACTGTTCCCTTGGCTGGTTTTCACCCGGTCAATTATTCGTTCTGGACGAATATTGCGCTAG ATACGGAGTACGAGGCTGTTTTCGACACTTGTGCTACTTGAACGATCTACTGGACAGAATCGACCGGGGACTCATGATCGATCCAACTCTGATTCACTTTAGTTTCGCCTTTTGCGCCAGCCACGTCTACGGCAGCCGCACGGACAGAGTCGGTTCCATCACTCACGAGGAGAAGGAGAAATTTCAAGAGGTGAAAGAAAGGCTCAGGCAAATCCTCGAAGAGCAAATTACTAATTTTAG ATACAGTTTCCCTTTCGGTCGGCCGGAGGGTGCGTTGAAAGCTACTCTGTCTCTTTTGGAACGTGTAATGATGAAGGACGGCGTCAGTTCCGTACCCCCCGAGGAAGTGAAGGCTTTGATTAAGAGTTGCCTCGAGAAAGCTGCTCTCGTTAATTATACGAAACTTTCCGCCGAAGCTAAGATCGAAGATGACTTCAGCGGTGAGGTTTGCGCCTCGCCTAGCAAGAAGCTCGAGGATCTCATTCATCTGGCCGAAATGTGCGTGGATCTGCTTCAACAAAACGGGGAGCACTATTCGAAGGT TGTACCGCAGGCGTTCGCCTGGTTTAGCGATCTTATGGTGGAGCACGCCGAGATCTTCTGGTCCTTGTTCGCCGACGACATGGACAAGGTGCTTGCCGAACAACCGCGCGACACATGGGACAGCTTCCCGCTCTTCAAAATCTTGAACGACTACCTGAGGGAAGACG ATAATTTGAAGAATGGAAGGTTTCATCAACATCTTCGCGATACTTTCTCTCCGATGGTGGTGCGTTACGTGGATTTGATGGAAACCTCGATCGCACAATCGGTTTTAAAAGGTTTCGAGAAGGAACGTTGGGAGATCAAAGGGAACGGATGCGCTACGTCCGGCGAATTGTTCTGGAAACTCGATGCGCTTCAATCTTTCATTCGTGACCTTCATTGGCCGGACCAAGAATTTCGACAGCACTTAGAACAGAGATTAACGTTGATGGCATGCGACATGATCGAAACTTGCATGCAACGAACAGATGCCGCGTTTCAACAGTGGTTGAAGAAAGGtgtaacttttatttccaCCGATTACATCATACCATCGGAAATGTGCGCGATGGTGAACGTTATTCTCGATGCAAAAAACCAAAGCTTCGAATTGTGCACCATCGATGGCGTCGACGTG CACCAATATCATGGCAATATAGACGATTTGATAGAAAAGATGTTGGCCTCGATGACCCAAGGAATGATCAACAAGCTGGTGACGGTTCTAGAGACTACCTTATCCAAACTATCTCGTTACGACGAGGGATCTTTCATAGGTTCCATTCTCAGTTTAACG GTATCGGGAAGCGGAAAGGAAATGGGACAGGCCTATGTGAGCTTTACGAGAAACTGTATGGACCAAATTCGTGGAAAAGTCTTGGACGAATTATGGATTTTAACGTTCTTCGAG CAATGGTATACGGCGCAAATTCAAATGCTGTGCACATGGCTTTCGGAAAGACTCGATCACAGCCTACATCTCTATCAGTGTACCTGTTTGGCCCACATCGTAAAAAAGATCTACTCGGACTTTGAGCTGCAAGGTGTCATAGAGGAGAAACTCAACTCGACAACATATCAGACTATATCTAAGAGGATGCAAACGGAAGAAGCGACTTGTGCCTTAACGAGCGTTCAGAACGAAGA AGGTCTTTCGGAGAACGGTAACGACGACGAGGTAGAACGACCAAAGCCAAAAGTAACGGTCGTCGAAACGGTCAACAGCGAAGACGCGAATCTAATCAGCAACGTTACTTCGAACGTTGTTGAAAAAGTTGGAAGCATGTTTGGCAAGGGCATTGGTGGACTTTCGACGAAGTTTGGCGGACCTAGCTGGTTTTGA